A part of Myxococcus landrumus genomic DNA contains:
- a CDS encoding M1 family metallopeptidase, with protein sequence MRWSPILLVPALVSLHCTHAPETAAPSTPAATVATTPEWPEAQPPALRLPDTVRPTHYTLDLKLISTEQTFSGTVTVEVDVREPVRQVWLHGQDLEVSSARIEAGARTFDAKPVTASEGRLGLLLPETLAPGKARIIIAFSGKVDRERSQGLYSVAEGGHDYFYTFFEPVDARRAFPCFDEPGFKVPWKLRFTVKDTDVALANHAIESKEALPGGLQRVTFIDSKPMPSYLVAFMVGPFDVVDAGTVGRNKAPLRFIVPKGRGIETTYAVNVTPRIVSVLEDFFDQPYPYEKLDVAVVPRYWGTMEHPGLVALGQPLTLIKPGFETIERRKRYVHIAGHELGHYWFGNIATCHWWDDIWLNESLTSWLDRKQMDGFDERWGYGQEASNDNRMDAMNVDALASTLPVRKPATTHDAVLGAFDNSTTYAKGAALLDMLEAWMGPEKMRDMLRLHVRKHAWSTVTADDFTGTIAEAAGPDLARAFRTFIDQAGVPRVSAELQCDAGKAPRLKLSQERYVPAGSTTSTAQTWSIPVCVRAGGRTGDTRVCQILSERTGELELPLKSCPQWVLLNAGGTGYYRSSYTSRQLAQVLAAPEDTLSIPERLSLLADAEAAARRGDLPLGDALKLVPGTAKDDNRAIVAAGANLLGLVRQDQLTPAERTRFRAWVGRLYGPRARALGWKPPRHDTDEERQMRALLLSLAVGMGDDAVLARDARKLARAWLDKRDSVHPEPMPLALRVAARTSDRSLFDALLAQARTATDHNERLELLAPLAFFTDPALVQESLALVNGGEFELRDTYKLLGVSFYKVDSREAAWKYFRENFDAMAARVRSDDLGAIVGFTSQLCDETRRAELEAFLGPRVAKLEGAPHAYEQALETVRLCIEADRIHRPSVQAFLSRLPR encoded by the coding sequence ATGCGCTGGTCCCCCATCCTCCTCGTCCCCGCGTTGGTCTCACTGCATTGCACCCACGCTCCCGAGACCGCGGCGCCGTCCACGCCCGCGGCCACGGTGGCCACGACACCCGAGTGGCCCGAAGCCCAGCCCCCCGCGCTGCGGCTCCCCGACACCGTCCGGCCCACCCACTACACGCTGGACCTGAAGCTCATCTCCACGGAGCAGACCTTCTCCGGCACCGTCACCGTCGAAGTCGACGTGCGCGAGCCGGTGCGCCAGGTCTGGCTGCACGGCCAGGACCTGGAGGTGAGCTCGGCGCGCATCGAAGCGGGAGCACGCACGTTCGACGCGAAGCCCGTCACCGCGAGCGAGGGACGGCTGGGACTGCTCCTGCCGGAGACGCTGGCCCCGGGCAAGGCGCGCATCATCATCGCCTTCAGCGGCAAGGTGGACCGCGAGCGCAGCCAGGGCCTCTACTCCGTGGCGGAGGGCGGTCACGACTACTTCTACACGTTCTTCGAGCCGGTGGACGCGCGCCGCGCCTTCCCGTGCTTCGACGAGCCGGGCTTCAAGGTGCCCTGGAAGCTGCGCTTCACGGTGAAGGACACGGACGTGGCGCTGGCCAACCACGCCATCGAGTCGAAGGAGGCGCTGCCCGGTGGGCTCCAGCGCGTCACCTTCATCGACAGCAAGCCGATGCCCAGCTACCTGGTCGCCTTCATGGTGGGCCCGTTCGACGTGGTGGACGCGGGCACCGTGGGACGCAACAAGGCGCCGCTGCGCTTCATCGTCCCCAAGGGCCGGGGCATCGAGACGACCTATGCGGTCAACGTCACGCCGCGCATCGTCTCCGTGCTGGAGGACTTCTTCGACCAGCCCTACCCCTACGAGAAGCTGGATGTCGCGGTGGTGCCCCGCTACTGGGGCACCATGGAGCACCCGGGCCTCGTCGCGCTGGGCCAGCCCCTGACGCTCATCAAGCCCGGCTTCGAGACGATTGAGCGCCGCAAGCGCTACGTCCACATCGCGGGCCACGAGCTGGGGCACTACTGGTTCGGCAACATCGCCACCTGCCACTGGTGGGATGACATCTGGCTCAACGAGTCGCTGACCTCGTGGCTGGACCGCAAGCAGATGGATGGCTTCGACGAGAGGTGGGGCTATGGCCAGGAGGCCAGCAACGACAACCGGATGGATGCCATGAACGTGGATGCGCTCGCCTCCACGCTCCCTGTGCGCAAGCCGGCGACGACGCATGACGCGGTCCTCGGCGCGTTCGACAACTCCACCACCTATGCCAAGGGCGCGGCCCTCCTCGACATGCTCGAGGCGTGGATGGGCCCGGAGAAGATGCGCGACATGCTTCGCCTCCATGTCCGCAAGCACGCGTGGAGCACGGTGACGGCGGATGACTTCACCGGCACGATTGCCGAGGCCGCGGGCCCAGACCTCGCCCGCGCCTTCCGAACCTTCATCGACCAGGCCGGTGTGCCTCGCGTCTCCGCCGAGCTCCAGTGCGACGCGGGCAAGGCGCCCCGGCTCAAGCTGTCGCAGGAGCGCTATGTGCCCGCGGGCTCCACGACCTCCACGGCGCAGACCTGGTCCATCCCCGTGTGCGTGCGTGCCGGTGGACGCACTGGAGACACGCGCGTCTGCCAGATTCTCTCCGAGCGCACGGGGGAGCTGGAGCTGCCGCTCAAGAGCTGCCCCCAGTGGGTGCTGCTCAACGCGGGCGGCACGGGCTACTACCGCTCCAGCTACACGTCCCGGCAGTTGGCCCAGGTGCTGGCCGCGCCCGAGGACACGCTGAGCATCCCGGAGCGGCTGTCGCTGCTCGCGGACGCGGAGGCCGCGGCGCGCCGGGGAGACCTGCCGCTCGGTGACGCGCTGAAGCTGGTGCCGGGCACGGCGAAGGACGACAACCGCGCCATCGTCGCCGCGGGCGCCAACCTCCTCGGACTGGTGCGGCAGGACCAGCTCACTCCGGCCGAGCGCACGCGCTTCCGCGCCTGGGTGGGCCGGCTCTACGGGCCTCGTGCCCGGGCCCTGGGTTGGAAGCCTCCCCGGCATGACACCGATGAGGAGCGGCAGATGCGCGCGCTGCTGCTCAGCCTGGCGGTGGGGATGGGGGACGACGCGGTCCTGGCTCGCGATGCGCGGAAGCTCGCACGGGCGTGGCTGGACAAGCGGGACAGCGTCCACCCGGAGCCCATGCCCCTGGCGCTGCGGGTCGCCGCGCGGACCTCGGACCGCTCGCTGTTCGACGCGCTCCTGGCGCAGGCGCGCACGGCGACGGACCACAACGAGCGACTCGAGCTGCTCGCGCCGCTCGCGTTCTTCACGGACCCGGCGCTGGTGCAGGAGTCGCTGGCCCTGGTGAACGGCGGCGAGTTCGAGCTGCGCGACACGTACAAGCTCCTGGGCGTGTCGTTCTACAAGGTGGATTCGCGCGAGGCCGCGTGGAAGTACTTCCGCGAGAACTTCGACGCGATGGCGGCGCGGGTGCGCTCGGATGACCTGGGCGCCATCGTCGGGTTCACCAGCCAGCTCTGCGATGAAACCCGGCGCGCGGAGCTGGAGGCGTTCCTGGGGCCCCGCGTGGCGAAGCTGGAGGGGGCGCCTCACGCGTATGAACAGGCGCTGGAGACCGTGCGGCTGTGCATCGAGGCGGACCGCATCCATCGGCCCAGCGTGCAGGCCTTCCTGAGCCGTCTGCCCCGCTGA
- a CDS encoding IS3 family transposase (programmed frameshift): protein MEAKTHEVEVIPPARPGRRRRFSADEKRRFLEETLVPGQSVSSVARRYGLSASMLFHWRRLVDEGTMSSLGAEEAVVPESEVKRLQAQVRELERLLGKKTMENEILKDALELARPKKTFLAAQLASQGRYPLKAVADALGVSRSNLARRTAAPAPDKPRGAYLKTDDEWLLPLVRAVTHQRATYGYRRVTVLVNRQLVSEGKPRVNHKRVYRVMKAAGLLLARHTGKPTRTHEGTIVTLKSNLRWCSDGFEIRCWNGERVQVAFSLDCCDREAMRFVATTGALTGELVRDLMAETLEYRFGAGSRVTPHPIEWLTDNGPAYTALETRAFGGCLGLLIRTTPAYSPESNGMAEAFVKTFKRDYVYLARLESAEAVLRQLPAWFDDYNHVHPHKGLKMRSPIEHRRAASPH, encoded by the exons ATGGAAGCGAAGACACACGAGGTCGAAGTCATCCCGCCAGCGCGACCAGGACGTCGACGACGATTCAGTGCGGACGAGAAGCGCCGGTTTCTGGAAGAGACACTGGTGCCTGGACAGAGCGTGTCCTCGGTGGCGCGCCGGTACGGGTTGTCGGCAAGCATGTTGTTCCACTGGAGGAGGCTGGTAGATGAAGGGACTATGTCCAGCCTAGGTGCAGAGGAAGCGGTGGTGCCCGAGTCCGAGGTGAAGCGACTCCAGGCGCAGGTGAGGGAGCTGGAGCGGCTGCTGGGCAAGAAGACGATGGAGAACGAGATTCTGAAGGACGCGTTGGAGCTGGCCCGCC CCAAAAAAACATTCCTCGCAGCGCAGCTTGCCTCCCAAGGGCGGTATCCCTTGAAGGCCGTGGCGGACGCCCTGGGTGTCTCCAGGAGCAACCTGGCGCGCAGGACAGCGGCTCCCGCGCCTGACAAGCCGCGCGGCGCATACCTGAAGACGGATGACGAGTGGCTGCTGCCCCTGGTCCGTGCTGTCACTCACCAGCGGGCTACCTACGGGTACCGACGCGTCACGGTGCTGGTGAACAGGCAGTTGGTCTCCGAGGGCAAACCTCGGGTGAACCACAAGCGCGTCTACCGAGTGATGAAGGCCGCGGGCCTGCTGTTGGCGCGTCACACCGGCAAGCCCACTCGTACGCACGAGGGCACGATTGTGACGCTCAAGAGCAACCTGCGCTGGTGCTCCGACGGCTTCGAGATTCGCTGCTGGAACGGGGAGCGGGTCCAGGTGGCCTTCTCACTGGACTGCTGCGACCGCGAAGCCATGCGCTTCGTGGCCACCACGGGTGCGCTGACAGGCGAACTGGTGCGGGACCTGATGGCCGAGACGCTGGAGTACCGGTTCGGAGCAGGGAGCCGAGTGACGCCGCACCCCATTGAATGGCTGACCGACAACGGGCCCGCCTACACGGCCCTTGAGACGCGCGCATTCGGCGGCTGCCTGGGGCTGCTCATCCGAACGACACCTGCGTACTCACCCGAGAGCAACGGGATGGCGGAAGCCTTCGTGAAGACCTTCAAGCGCGACTACGTCTACCTGGCCCGCCTTGAAAGCGCTGAGGCAGTCCTCCGACAACTGCCCGCGTGGTTCGACGACTACAACCACGTGCATCCTCACAAGGGGTTGAAGATGCGGTCCCCTATCGAGCACCGGCGCGCAGCATCACCTCACTGA
- a CDS encoding site-specific integrase, giving the protein MNGVVRAITLDVSVEREALAELALFERDPAGYKTKKQSAAEASAKAKKKGVALDASTFEAFIRHVKIEGLTDRYRRYVLTPYLSAWGVALAERPLRDVTLTELYEILDQWSTARTARIIALKAFTSWLRERDMLRLAEDPTAELKVPPSRAEKSIRPKGYAIEAVEQAYSEANSQRLRDTLRIRATTGMHATEIDRVARGDGILKEVNDPCGIKGTVTFRQLKADMTHTISLDSETYAAFQRCQIVGRGLGDSGAVQMLRRIAERLRARCTNEEARTSIVPLHPSQWCSPHFNRTGPNA; this is encoded by the coding sequence GTGAACGGGGTCGTCCGCGCAATCACCTTGGACGTTTCCGTAGAGCGCGAGGCACTGGCGGAGCTTGCTCTCTTTGAGCGTGACCCCGCTGGGTACAAGACGAAGAAGCAGTCTGCGGCCGAGGCTTCAGCGAAGGCGAAGAAGAAAGGGGTGGCGCTGGATGCTTCGACCTTCGAGGCGTTCATTCGCCACGTAAAGATCGAGGGGCTGACGGATAGGTACCGGAGGTACGTCCTCACGCCCTATCTGTCCGCATGGGGTGTGGCGCTTGCCGAAAGGCCCCTACGAGATGTGACCCTCACCGAGCTGTACGAAATCCTGGACCAGTGGTCGACTGCGCGGACTGCACGAATCATCGCGCTGAAGGCGTTCACAAGTTGGTTGCGTGAACGGGACATGCTCCGACTTGCGGAGGACCCCACGGCAGAGCTGAAGGTGCCGCCGTCCAGGGCGGAGAAGAGTATTCGCCCAAAGGGGTACGCCATAGAGGCTGTCGAGCAGGCGTACTCGGAGGCGAATAGTCAGCGTCTTCGCGACACGCTGCGCATCCGCGCCACTACGGGGATGCACGCCACGGAAATCGACCGGGTTGCGCGCGGCGACGGCATTCTGAAGGAGGTCAACGACCCATGCGGTATCAAGGGAACGGTTACGTTCCGCCAGCTCAAGGCGGACATGACGCACACCATTAGCCTTGATTCCGAGACCTACGCAGCATTTCAGCGGTGCCAAATCGTGGGGAGAGGGCTGGGAGACTCTGGCGCTGTTCAGATGCTCCGGCGGATAGCAGAGCGCCTCAGGGCGAGGTGTACGAACGAGGAAGCGCGAACGTCGATTGTACCCCTCCATCCGAGCCAGTGGTGTAGCCCCCATTTCAATCGGACAGGTCCCAACGCATAG
- a CDS encoding ComF family protein, translated as MVALPLHTRRYHARKYDQAQLLAGALAKHLGQEAPVGWLTRTRETLRQVGLSEEERAHNVDGAFCATSDVAQRDVLLLDDVFTTGATARAAAMALCAAGASRVEVLTLARAFTLT; from the coding sequence GTGGTGGCGCTGCCGCTGCACACGCGCCGCTACCATGCGCGCAAGTACGACCAGGCGCAGCTCCTCGCCGGCGCGCTGGCGAAGCACCTGGGCCAAGAAGCACCGGTGGGTTGGCTCACCCGGACGCGGGAGACCCTGCGCCAGGTGGGACTGAGCGAAGAAGAGCGCGCCCACAACGTCGACGGCGCCTTCTGCGCGACCTCCGACGTCGCCCAGCGCGATGTGCTGCTGCTCGATGACGTCTTCACCACCGGAGCCACCGCTCGCGCCGCCGCCATGGCCCTGTGCGCCGCGGGCGCCTCCCGCGTGGAAGTGCTGACGCTCGCACGCGCCTTCACGCTCACCTGA
- a CDS encoding arylamine N-acetyltransferase family protein, with protein MFDAGRYLERIGAQPGASLAALHHAHLESVPFENLDIHLGRPIRLDVDSLFDKVVAHRRGGFCYELNGLFSRLLTSRGYAVTPLSAQVASEPRNGTFGPEFDHLTLQVEDGGERWLVDVGFGDGFLEPLRLDDRGVQTRCGHDFRLVPEGERLILWRDLGTGWEAQYSLSLVPRALGDFLGMCHYHQTAPDSFFTQRRLCTRATPNGRVTLKEGALVLTQGREKQEVPVDEESRGRALAEHFGIQL; from the coding sequence ATGTTCGACGCTGGCCGCTATCTCGAACGCATCGGTGCCCAGCCGGGTGCATCGCTGGCCGCGCTGCACCATGCCCATCTGGAGTCGGTCCCCTTCGAGAACCTGGACATCCACCTGGGCCGGCCCATCCGGCTCGATGTGGACTCGCTGTTCGACAAGGTCGTCGCGCATCGGCGCGGGGGGTTCTGCTACGAGCTCAACGGCCTGTTCTCGCGGCTGCTGACGTCGCGCGGCTACGCGGTGACGCCGCTGTCCGCGCAAGTGGCCTCCGAGCCCAGGAACGGAACCTTCGGTCCGGAGTTCGACCACCTGACGCTCCAGGTGGAGGACGGCGGCGAGCGATGGCTGGTGGATGTCGGCTTCGGGGATGGCTTCCTGGAGCCCCTGCGCCTGGATGATCGCGGCGTGCAGACGCGCTGCGGTCATGACTTCCGGCTCGTGCCGGAGGGAGAGCGGCTCATCCTCTGGCGCGACCTGGGGACCGGATGGGAGGCGCAGTATTCGCTCTCGCTCGTGCCGCGGGCGCTGGGGGACTTCCTGGGCATGTGCCACTACCACCAGACCGCGCCGGACTCCTTCTTCACGCAGCGGCGGCTGTGTACGCGGGCCACGCCGAACGGCCGCGTCACGCTCAAGGAAGGCGCGCTCGTGCTGACGCAAGGACGAGAGAAGCAAGAGGTGCCCGTGGACGAGGAGTCACGAGGACGAGCCCTCGCGGAGCACTTCGGCATCCAGCTTTGA
- a CDS encoding SBBP repeat-containing protein has protein sequence MRHPLLSTFALAGAVCAVGAPFAAEAQVPAPSWVRQLGANLDEQAQAVAVSGSSVYVVGHTSSQLGPQPKAGGMDVFVAKYTTAGALQWVQQLGTAGEDRATAVVADADGNVYVAGHTSGGFDFFTNAGGFDFFVTRFDAQGNRQWLRQNGTQMDDFGTGIALGADDTLYVSGYTGGSFANGGNPNNYDVVVALYDTGGNPYWLNQYGTAKGDVARGIAVTSDHQVYVVGNTSGAFGGASAPESGTDLFLMKLNILGVQQWVRQDDTSELEDARGVAVGADGAIYVVGETFGTFPGGAPNNGTVDVFVAKYSSVANQLWTRMLGGSQPDYAFGVAVAADGTVQVAGYTTNALDGNPYAGAQDAFFTRFDAAGLKLGTRTLGTSAPDSARGVAVDAAGNAYVTGSTYGGLGGNTNAGSFDAFLARF, from the coding sequence ATGAGACACCCCCTGTTGAGCACGTTCGCCCTCGCTGGCGCCGTCTGCGCGGTAGGAGCGCCCTTCGCCGCCGAGGCCCAGGTCCCTGCCCCGTCCTGGGTGCGCCAGCTCGGCGCCAACCTCGATGAGCAGGCCCAGGCCGTCGCCGTCTCCGGCAGCAGCGTCTATGTCGTGGGCCACACCTCCAGCCAGTTGGGTCCGCAGCCGAAGGCGGGCGGCATGGATGTCTTCGTCGCCAAGTACACCACCGCGGGCGCCCTGCAGTGGGTCCAGCAGTTGGGCACCGCGGGAGAAGACCGCGCCACGGCCGTGGTCGCCGACGCGGACGGCAACGTGTACGTCGCCGGCCACACCTCCGGCGGCTTCGACTTCTTCACGAACGCGGGCGGCTTCGACTTCTTCGTCACCCGGTTCGACGCCCAGGGCAACCGGCAGTGGCTGCGTCAGAACGGCACGCAGATGGATGACTTCGGCACCGGCATCGCGCTGGGCGCCGACGACACGCTCTACGTCTCCGGCTACACCGGCGGCAGCTTCGCCAACGGCGGCAACCCCAACAACTACGACGTCGTCGTGGCCCTCTACGACACGGGCGGCAACCCGTACTGGCTCAACCAGTACGGCACGGCGAAGGGCGACGTCGCGCGCGGCATCGCGGTGACGTCCGACCATCAGGTGTACGTGGTGGGGAACACGTCCGGCGCGTTCGGCGGCGCCAGCGCGCCCGAGTCGGGCACCGACCTGTTCCTCATGAAGCTCAACATCCTGGGCGTCCAGCAGTGGGTTCGCCAGGACGACACCTCCGAGCTCGAGGACGCGCGCGGCGTGGCCGTGGGCGCGGATGGCGCCATCTACGTCGTGGGTGAGACGTTCGGCACCTTCCCCGGCGGTGCGCCCAACAACGGCACCGTGGACGTCTTCGTCGCCAAGTACAGCTCCGTGGCCAACCAGCTGTGGACCCGGATGCTCGGCGGCTCGCAGCCCGACTATGCGTTTGGCGTCGCGGTCGCCGCCGACGGCACCGTGCAGGTCGCCGGCTACACGACGAACGCGCTGGACGGGAACCCCTACGCGGGCGCGCAGGATGCCTTCTTCACCCGGTTCGACGCCGCGGGCCTGAAGCTGGGCACGCGCACCCTGGGCACCTCGGCCCCTGACTCCGCGCGTGGCGTGGCGGTGGATGCCGCGGGCAATGCGTACGTCACCGGCTCCACCTACGGGGGCCTGGGTGGCAACACGAACGCGGGCAGCTTCGACGCGTTCCTTGCCCGCTTCTGA